In Moorella sp. Hama-1, a single genomic region encodes these proteins:
- a CDS encoding type III restriction-modification system endonuclease: MKLKFKIQQFQTDAVNAAVDCFAGQPNEQSLFTLDMGQLKSGPQMGISYEVTGFRNRPIELTPEEVFDNIRKVQARDGLKISPKLEGKYNLTVEMETGTGKTYVYIKTMFELFKKYGWGKYIVVVPSIAIREGVKKSFEITEEHFMEQYGRKARYFIYNSRQLHKIDQFASDPGINVMIINTQAFNARGKDARRIYMELDEFQSRMPIDVIAQANPILIIDEPQSVEGEKTVEALKLFKPLFTVRYSATHRHEYNKVYRLDALDAYNKKLVKKINVKGITVKGTTGTDGYLYLGEINVSQKHYPLARLEFERKTRSGIRRELRRVSINDNLYELSGGLEQYRGYIVSEINGAKNTIEFANGVSLSAGDVQGDVNELTLRRIQIRETIKSHLEKERNLFYRGIKVLSLFFIDEVAKYRQYDKNGNKRNGEYARIFEEEYRMLVEEYLRNTDDQDRYANYLRQIDVEKTHNGYFAIDKQGRMTNPKVKARETDSEDEDAYNLIMKDKEGLLSFSEPTRFIFSHSALKEGWDNPNVFQICTLKHSDSTIKKRQEVGRGLRLCVNQDGERIDDSVPGIDVHEVNVLSVVASESYETFARELQKEIAETLSDRPHKVDIQFFLDKVLTNEREEEIRIDERLARKLYQTFVRNNYIDEEDNLTEGYHQAAEKGEITLPEELKEHQQAVIDLVSTVYSETDSRLVHNERNKNVELKLNDNFYKEEFQKLWQKINVKTAYIVKFETEELVERCINALDTRLRIADISYQIKDGVLETIDSKEQLEKGEGFVVREAETGKVHGEVTSGVRYDLAGKLMSETGLTRKTIVKILTGVKQETFDLFKKNPEEFIIKAARIINEEKATTIIERTTYDPTNETYNTDIFTQNTLKGMLGDNALPVSKHVYNYVITDSNTEKKFARDLDTSKEVCVYAKLPRGFFIPTPVGNYNPDWAIVFEENKVKHVYFIAETKGSMASLELRKIEEAKIYCARKHFEKISNNSVKYDVVENYEKLLEIVR, translated from the coding sequence TTGAAGCTAAAGTTTAAAATCCAGCAGTTCCAGACCGACGCGGTTAACGCCGCAGTAGACTGCTTTGCCGGGCAGCCCAACGAGCAGTCCCTATTCACTTTGGATATGGGACAGCTAAAATCCGGCCCGCAGATGGGTATTTCTTATGAAGTTACCGGGTTCAGGAACAGGCCCATCGAGCTCACGCCGGAGGAGGTCTTTGATAATATCAGAAAAGTACAAGCTAGAGACGGCCTGAAAATATCTCCTAAATTGGAAGGTAAATATAACCTGACAGTGGAGATGGAGACGGGAACGGGGAAGACCTACGTCTATATCAAGACCATGTTTGAGCTGTTTAAGAAATACGGCTGGGGCAAATATATCGTAGTGGTCCCCTCCATCGCCATCAGGGAAGGGGTCAAAAAGTCCTTTGAGATAACAGAAGAGCACTTCATGGAGCAGTACGGCCGTAAGGCCCGCTATTTCATCTACAATTCCCGGCAGCTCCACAAGATCGACCAGTTTGCCAGCGATCCGGGGATCAACGTAATGATCATCAATACCCAGGCTTTTAACGCCCGCGGCAAAGACGCCCGCAGGATTTACATGGAGCTGGACGAGTTTCAGTCCCGGATGCCCATAGATGTCATTGCCCAGGCCAACCCCATTTTAATCATCGACGAACCCCAGTCAGTAGAGGGTGAAAAGACGGTAGAGGCCCTAAAGCTTTTTAAGCCTTTATTCACTGTCCGCTACTCGGCTACTCACCGGCACGAGTATAACAAGGTTTACCGGCTGGACGCCCTGGATGCCTACAATAAAAAGCTGGTCAAGAAGATTAATGTTAAGGGCATCACCGTAAAAGGAACTACCGGGACCGACGGCTACCTTTATCTGGGAGAGATAAATGTCAGCCAGAAACACTATCCCCTGGCCCGCCTGGAGTTTGAAAGAAAGACCCGCTCCGGTATAAGGCGGGAATTGAGACGGGTTTCGATAAACGATAACCTGTACGAATTATCCGGCGGTCTCGAACAATACAGGGGCTATATTGTATCCGAGATTAACGGGGCAAAAAATACCATCGAATTTGCCAATGGGGTTTCTTTGTCTGCCGGAGATGTCCAGGGGGACGTCAACGAGCTGACCCTGCGCCGGATCCAGATCCGGGAGACCATCAAGTCCCACCTGGAAAAAGAACGGAACTTATTTTACCGGGGCATCAAGGTGCTCTCCCTGTTCTTTATCGACGAGGTGGCCAAATACAGGCAGTACGACAAAAACGGAAACAAGCGCAATGGTGAATATGCCCGGATCTTTGAAGAAGAGTACCGGATGCTGGTGGAGGAATACTTGAGAAATACAGATGATCAAGACCGGTATGCTAACTATTTGAGGCAGATAGATGTAGAAAAGACCCATAACGGCTACTTTGCCATTGATAAACAGGGACGGATGACCAATCCAAAAGTAAAAGCCAGGGAGACTGATTCAGAAGACGAGGACGCCTACAATTTGATTATGAAGGACAAGGAAGGGCTTTTAAGCTTTTCCGAGCCGACACGCTTTATCTTCTCCCATTCGGCTTTAAAGGAAGGTTGGGACAACCCCAATGTTTTTCAGATCTGTACCTTAAAGCACAGTGACTCCACCATTAAAAAACGGCAGGAAGTGGGAAGAGGCCTCCGGTTGTGCGTAAACCAGGATGGCGAAAGGATCGACGACTCGGTGCCGGGTATTGATGTGCACGAGGTCAATGTTCTCTCCGTTGTGGCCAGCGAATCCTACGAGACCTTTGCCAGGGAACTACAGAAGGAGATCGCCGAGACCCTTTCCGATCGCCCCCACAAGGTGGATATTCAGTTTTTCCTGGATAAAGTCCTGACTAACGAAAGGGAAGAAGAGATCCGGATCGATGAGCGGCTGGCCCGGAAGCTTTATCAAACTTTTGTTAGAAACAACTATATTGACGAAGAGGATAACCTGACTGAGGGCTATCACCAGGCGGCAGAAAAAGGGGAAATCACCCTCCCGGAGGAGTTAAAGGAACATCAACAGGCCGTTATAGATCTGGTGAGCACTGTTTACAGCGAAACTGATTCTCGGCTGGTTCATAACGAGCGCAACAAAAATGTGGAGTTGAAGTTAAATGATAACTTTTATAAAGAAGAGTTTCAAAAACTGTGGCAGAAGATTAACGTCAAAACGGCTTACATAGTTAAGTTTGAAACAGAAGAGTTGGTTGAAAGGTGCATAAACGCCCTGGATACTCGTTTGAGGATAGCGGATATATCTTATCAAATAAAGGACGGAGTATTAGAAACCATTGACTCTAAAGAGCAATTAGAAAAGGGCGAGGGCTTTGTAGTTAGAGAAGCGGAAACAGGTAAGGTGCATGGGGAAGTTACTTCGGGTGTTCGTTACGACCTGGCAGGTAAGCTCATGAGTGAGACCGGATTGACCCGGAAGACCATCGTAAAAATCTTGACGGGGGTAAAACAGGAAACCTTTGATCTTTTTAAAAAGAACCCGGAAGAGTTTATTATAAAGGCTGCCAGAATCATTAACGAAGAAAAGGCCACTACCATCATCGAACGGACTACGTACGATCCTACCAACGAGACTTATAACACGGATATTTTTACCCAAAACACCCTGAAGGGTATGCTTGGCGATAATGCCTTGCCGGTTAGCAAGCATGTCTATAATTATGTGATCACAGATTCCAATACAGAAAAAAAGTTCGCCCGGGATCTGGATACCAGCAAGGAAGTCTGTGTCTATGCCAAGCTGCCCAGGGGCTTTTTCATCCCGACACCTGTAGGAAACTATAACCCCGACTGGGCCATTGTGTTTGAAGAAAATAAGGTAAAACATGTGTATTTTATTGCCGAAACCAAAGGCAGCATGGCTTCTCTGGAACTAAGAAAAATTGAAGAGGCCAAAATATACTGCGCCAGGAAACATTTTGAAAAAATCAGCAACAACAGCGTCAAGTATGACGTAGTCGAGAATTATGAAAAGTTATTGGAGATAGTAAGGTGA